The sequence ttataaaatttaAGATATGCAGGCCTTGTACATATGGCTTCATTAACATACACAGTTTGTTATTAGTCGTATCCATTAACAGAAACAGTGCCCCTACTTCCAAGATTCAGCctaataattttaatgaagttcaGTATACCCCATTAGAGAGAACATGTTTTAATTAACAATTCTAATACCAGCGATGATGTACAGTACTTTTTACCAATCTACTGTGTTGTAATTGTACACAATAGGAAGAGACCAAATCATACAGCCCTCACCACAGTACATTTACTTCAGGAATGGCTGGAAGATTTGGCTCACAATACATGATTCAATGTGTTTAGTTAAAAATGGGGAACATCTTCTAAAAAGAAGTCAGAATTCTGATGTCACGAAACTGCAGTCAAACTTAATTttgaatgtgaaattaaaatgtattggGGAGCTCAATACCCACTGAAATAAACTGATCCGCAAGCAGGACATTTTCACATCAATGCTTAAACAGGCATTTTTAAGGCATCATCCCATTTCAATGAAGTTCAGCGATGCAAAAATAGAATTAattcttggagattttcaagTCGTAGTTTCCGAGAACAGGATTTTCATATTTAGAGCACTGACAGCCCAACTTCTCCATTTTAATAGACTgttgtgaaaataaacacactgGGACAAGCTATCATTCAGCCTAAAAACACATGCCAGCAAGGACATCATGCAACATCCCCAGCATCAAATCACGTCAGGTAGTGACTAAGTTCAGCTAAGAGATCACACACAGCTTTCCAATGAGCtgggaagtttaaaaaaaaaaaaaaaaaaaaaaaaaaagagctcagtATACACACACTACTATGGGAAGAAATGGGGCAGGCTTCAAATACATCTATGAAGTTTCCTCTGGTTTCTGGGCTCTTTAGAAAACCCCATCTACAACATACACATCTCCCCTGCAACAAAGCATGAGGAAGGACTCTTCTCAGAATAGGAATTCAGAATTAAGTCATGACATTTGCTTACATTTACTTTGGTAACACAGCTCTTTGTGGATAAAGTAAGCAGCAAAACAGTAtgaaaaaaccaaaacaaaacaaaacacattgttATGCTAGCTGAGTATTTAAACAAAGTTGTCATATAAAGCGTTTctaaaagaacatttcaaagCATCATGGAGACAATAGCTGAAGCTGATCTaagtttaaaatgcagaattgcTAGAAgctgactttgagctgtgaAGCCCGTGcataaaactgagaaaagagTTAAGCTAACAGAATAAAGCTAAGACCAATCTCATTTTAACATCTtaggaatatttctttttaaactaatcgcaacataagaaaaaaatgtgaaatgtgcAGACTACATAAGAGATGaacaacagcagctggacaTTGTTATCAATTCATAAACAggacacaaaaataataaaaaagatcagAAGGTTATGCAGAAGTTTGGAAACAAGACAGTATTTGGGGAGTAACTTAGACAACAGGGGAGTAGGAATCAATCTGAAAACTAAGGGAAATAACATACTGCTTGACTAAGAAGTTTGCAATTCAGCGGGACTGAAAAATTAGCTAATGCAATTTGGGAATGACTCCAAGCTAGGAAATACAGTTTTCTGAACACAACTTTGGCACAACTACAAGAATATTATGGtttcttcagtgaaagaaattaaCTGAAAGACAAATTGGCAAATACATAGAACAGTGactgagactgaaaaaaataattaaacttcaAAGTTAATAGACTCCTCAGCCATGCAGATAGAATTTCTAGAAGTGTCCCAatactgttcagaaaaaaaaaaaataatccttttcaATTGAGATATTTAATAATCCAGAGAAACAggattagaaaagaaaaatagcttccTCAAAATGAAGTGCACTACGTATgaagaaaagtaatgaaaactGAGAACTCAGACCAGGTGAACAAGCCAGATTTCTGGCAGCAGCTATGTCAGAGGGATATACATACATAATTCCTGATTTATACATTTGTACTGGCAGGTTCCTGTGATGTAAATCCAAAAACACTGCAAGAGGACTGCCTGATTAAGCTGGGCGAGTAGAAAGTACCTTATCTACAGGTATGAATCACAATGCTGACAACACAGATGCATCCAAAACAGGAATATTCTTTGCTTGCAAACATATTTCAGTATAGAAGATTGTTAAGCAGCTTATTATGTAGTAAAAAGcatagtatattttttttaatatctctagTGTGGTGATGGCCTCTAAATGCTACAGAAGAACAGCTACTTCCAGAAAGTGAATTACAGCTCTTAACTACAAAAAGCATGCATTGATTTCTGTAATCCAGTGTGTTCTAGAACTTTATGCTTCTAAAATAAGAGACATTCTATATCTTGAACATTTTTTTGCCTGTAGTAGGTCTCCACATTCTTAGGCTACATTGATCCAGGGAAACATACAatcatatatttgaaaataacattctgttttcttttccagaaaaaatctcaagttttgaaatgaaataaaagaaagtattaGACAATAACAATTTAAAGTTATCCCAATTCCACTGGTAGTTCCACAAAAGAGAATCTAAACTGGTCAATGTCTATGTTACAAATGAGACTTCAACAATacacaaaactaaaaactaCATGGCTGCACTGTTTTCAGTTAGTTACTCCAAGGCAgccagaaaaatcaaaactgtatGCTGGAATCGCTCATGTAAAATATATCATGAACATTTCTACATAAATGAAAGCTACAATGACTAAAGCATAAGATGAATGTTCAATatcaaaacaggattttttaaatgaaactcaTATTAACCTTATGCACTTCTTCAGAATTCTGTTCCAAGTCAGTATTTGACATCATTTTATAGTAATCTAAAACAACTGGCAACAAGACAGCAACGAATGATGGTGTAACAAGTACTGAGTCCCTTCATAATGATATAACTATCAGTATATACTTGTatgaaaacagttaaaaattgTGGTGTTTCAAATACAGGATATACCTCTACTGACTAAGTCTTTCTAGGAGAACCACCCTTCTATCTGGTGTAAGaattaacatttaacatttcaagGTTTGTCCTCAGTAACATTTATTCTACCACCATATGCCCACTGTTACATACTTTTATACAACATTTGTTGTGTACTTTATGCATCCATTacataaacaaaatgttttaatttattttcaaagagtaTTAAGAACAAACATGTCTCAAACATACTAAACTGGTCACATTTATGTTGTTCACATAAATTTAGTCTTTGATTACTTGTACAAATGGTTCAAAATTTTGCAATCAAAAGTCAGGCATGTCTTTAAAATAGTATGCTCAGTTTACATTCTATCATTGTTACCTAGCTGCCTCATTCTTACAATTTCATCAGTGGATGATCAATACTAAAAAGATTATCATTTCTCGCACGTGTGTATTATTTAATCCTTGTCCTAAGTATAAATTTGCAACACAGTAGTAACACTGTAGGTACAGAAGTAATGCTTCCTATCAGGCATGTGAAAAGATTAACGCTCTACCACAGTTGATGCTGGTGTATTTTATGTAGAAGGCTTCTCACGTATCATTTCAGTCTACGGGAGGTAGATGTTTGTCTATGAACTGTTTTACATCCATCATCTCCTGTTCAAAGAGAAAGGTATGCATTAGTTGAAGTTCACTACTAATATATTTTCAGCTACACGAAATAAGGTTTCAAAAATTCAGTTATTGTGAGCAGCTGGGCTAGAAATACTGAATATTCAATTAGTTACTTGATATGTTTTTACCACTTTGCACACAGCAAATCAAAGCAGGTAACTTCAAGGCAATAGATATAGCTTTGCTTGGAAGAGGTTAAAGCCgaaggaaaaggacaaaggccaccttttttctctgtgaagttGAACAAACAATCTACATATTAATCATCAAGTAATGTGAACAGCACCAGGCTGAAAATGGATGGCTTTGAATGTAGCTAAGGCTGTAGGTTCATGCATACTTTAAACCTTTGCAAGTTAACGGTGGTGTGAAaacccagcagcatctcctcctaGCCAAACAACTTTACCTTCATGATACTTCCTATCTTAAGGAATGAAAAGCAACACTGTGAAACAGACTGGGAAACCAATCCAcataagaaataatttagtttttattattacttttttttttttaaaccagggAAGCTCCTTCATAGGAATACGCAATATACGGCAGTAGCACTTTATGCAAGTTTAGAAAATGCATGActgcccccctgccccaaagaaaaaaaaaaaacacatcaaaaagtACTAATTGTCATAAGAAAGAACACATACATTTGCATGACAACCCAATGCTATTACTGTCTAAATGTAATAAAACTGCATAAACCTCCCAAAGAGATGCAGCTATCCAAATTTACAAAGttactgctgctgaaaaatggAAGACCTGTTCGTTGCTGCCTATTCTGTTTTTTGCTCCTACCATTGTGTGGGTTCAGATGCTTCAACTCACTAAGGCAGCAAAACTTAAGCCAGCAGCTTTTACCATTTTAGCAAATTCAGAGGGTTCAAAGAAGTTTCTGATCAGCTCCAGAGCTGGTGCAGGAAGAGAGGGCCACAAGGTCAAGAGCAGAGGAAACTAGCCCACCCCATTCTGGCAGCAGCAAGCCATTACATCAGCTCAACTGCTTGCTGGGCCAGAACCATAAGCACAGATTTTGAGGCTGCCTCTCTCAAAATTGCAACACCCCCCTCCAAATTCCTCTGATGTCTCCAAAACCATCCACAGAACGTGCACTTCTCCCCAGAATGCCAAGCTGTACTGATGCTGTGAGAATTCAATCTGCATTCCATTGTGGTGATTACTTTAATAAGCAAGcaataaaaattaggaaaaaaaagtattttatagaCCAACCAGCCTAGAcccaaaaataaagttttccaaTGAAATCCCCAACAGTCATATAAACATTTCccttggatgttttttttcagccaggCATTAACCTATTCAGTAAAATAAGTCAATAGAACCAtgcacttttaattaaaaataaaaaataaaacaaccaaaaaattgtttggagggaaaaataaagtgcaCAACTAAAACATTGTACATTAAGAAAATTACCTCAATACATGAGCTATGCATCATGCCAGAGTAAGTCCTGAAGGTTACATTGGCTGGATTTATCATACTCTTTAGCTTCTCAACAGTAAGAGAACCAAACATTAAAGGAACAAGTGGGTCACAGTCCCCATGGCACTGAAGAACGGGAATCTCCTTGTTGACACCACTGATAGTGCCCTGTCCGGGGTGAGATTTAAagggggggaagagaagaaggagacAGTAAATGAAGTAAAACTAACATATTTGAGATAAAATTACCCCAGGGCACTACTCCCTGTGACATGACAAAGCAAGATGAATTCTCAAGGAAGAACATTATGAATAGCATGCAAGTTCCCCATGAAATACATTCTATGCCTGGCCAACCACCCATtaaatttaacaacaacaacaacaaaaaaaacaggaaaaacacacCTGCAAGTAAGATTTTGGcactcatttcagaaaatttcttcagaaagtgtGATTTCTGGACTAGTAAAACaaactgatacttttttttaaatacctagTCTTTAATAAGACTTGCAGATGGAACTAGTGgcaaatagaaaattaatcttCAAGGAAAATCTTGCCATATCCTGTACGTTTCCTCCGAATGTTATTTTAAGCAGAGGTAGCTACTGAGTTCTTCCTCATTTTCCCAACTTGCCTAACTCTAAACCTGCAGTGCCCTATTTCACAAACTTCGGAGCTATCTAAGTGCAGGCAATACTCAGTAATGACAGCCACTAATTCCTGCACAAGATACAATCTTCAGATATACTAATTTCACAACTGCAGAACACCttaagaaagaaacataaatacCTGAGCAAAGGAAGTTCGTAGAGGAAGCCAACAGCTGAGGGCTACAACACCTGCtaatttttgttgtgttgtaaGAGCTGTATATAATGATAAAGCACCTCCCTAAGACAAAAAGATTAGTATTAGTATGGTGAAGGTAACGTtccttttcatgtttctttcaaGATCTTCAGTTTCTCCTTTAAAGAACTTTTTCCATTCCAATTTATTCTTCCTCAGAACCAATAGTAAGAGCAATATCAAGTATTCTTATACACAAAGATACAGATATACAGTACACTTATTGTATTTTCCCCCCACTTCCAAGCCCATGTGATCAATTCACAAGTAAAATGGCAAATTTACCAGAACTAACAGATGAAACTTAGACTTCAAAGCTAGACATGAATAAAAAGCACTACCACTCATGACAATATCAtcattattttgatattttaattcactttCACATAGACAGTTGGCATATAGACCCAATTGGTCTATAGGACATTGGCCTGTTATGATATTTTAGAAGCCACAATGGTCGAAATATATTTCCCAAACAAATCCAGACCATGAAATACCTACCAAAttgaagttaaattaaaaatactaccAAGATGTTcaagaaaagagattttcagGCAACACTACAACAGACTTTAAATAGCCTATTCATTTTAGGAGCTTTTTCCCACAtgttcatttttcagtgaacaGTAATTATTTGCTTAACatgaacaaattaattttttcagtCAAAGAGAAACCGACACTTTAAAGTTTCAGAAACACCTATCATCAGCTTTTTAGTTTGAGTTTGGATTTCCCACATGAGGATAGCTAGGTTATTTCCCTAGAAAGAGACACAGTTCTTTCCAACCATACCTTACCTGAGAAAAGCCTCCCAGAATAATTCGATTAGAAGGAATCCCATTTTTTACTTCTTGATCTATCAGTGCTTTAACTGCAACACAAATAAAGGCCAGTAGTGAAAATGCATTCCACTCTGTAGGAAGTCTACAAGAGCGGCTACAAGACAGTCTACAAGTTGGCATCTCCCTGATGACAACAGAAAGCTAACAAAAGGAAACTTTCATCTGCCTTGCAGTAAGAATTATCAAAAAATCTAggacatgattaaaaaaaaaaaatccagtgcaGCTATACAATttccaaagaggaaaacatgcaAGGAAGTCTTGCAAGTTTCCCTGCTAGGGAGATAGTATCCTCTTCTAACTACCCAGCAGCACACGTGGAAGACTGTTCTAACTTGCCATGCTATCCAGAGgctcttaaaaataacaaaaaaaccaGCACACTAGCTCCAACGTACATTTTACCATTGACAATATGAAGTGTATGAAGTGTTTATACTGATGAACTACCTACTCActcatgaagtttaaaaaaaacatgcagttaCCTAAACTCAAATCAGCAGTAACGCAACACATCGTATTACCTTGCCCAATGCTTTTGACTTTGTGAATCTGTAGACTGTTTCAGACTAATGATCAGTTTCAGAATACAAAGTAGTACTTTTAAGACCTAAAAAGCGTTCCTAAACATACcattctctgctgcctgcttgaTCCCAGCTTCATCTTCTTGTGAATCTGGAGAAAGTCCAATGATATCAAACCTTACAAAAACATCAACAAGAGCATTACTCATTAGAGCATCCATTCCACTTCCTTAAAACACAAATAGTAAAATTGAGATGTTTTCCAAACTAAAATGCTTGTTAGTTGACTTATTTCCTAAGAATCATCCACAGTTCACAAGAAATCATGGACAACCTGTATATGTAGATAAAATGCTAGATCTAGTCAAAGTTGTTCAGAGTTTTGCTACCTTCTGTAATTTACTGCAGTTCAGCAGttccattttggttttgttccaaaTATATCAGCAGTCATTTCAATTTaatagaatcactgaatcatcacagaatggcttgggttggaagggacctcaaagaccgTCTAgctccaacccctctgccatggacagggatgccacctactagatcaggttggtcagggcctcatctaacctggccttgaacaccttccggagatggggcatccacagcctctccgGGCAATGTgtgtcagtgcctcaccaccctctgagtgacAAATTTCCtccaatcacctcccttgacctgctggccactcctctgttgatgcagatTTAACAGGTCTGTGTACAACTTCACAGTTTTatgtacaaaattaaaatactgattggagaaatatacaaaaaacaaacacaagttacttgagaaaaaaaataaaaaaaggtaaacaCGGACTGGTTTAAGTCCATTTAAATCTATCAAAGTGTTTCCACTTTCTCTTGAGAGTGGATGTTCTAAATTTTCTAGATGTTCTACTGCCACACCAAATATTGCTCACTAAGTAGCAACAGTATTTTCATTCCAAATCTCCACTACCGTTGACTACACACAATACAGACTATAGATtatacttctaaaataaaatggttttcagctgttttcttaAGACATGCAAGTTAGTCCTGAGGAGTAACCACTACCACACAGGGAATTTAGTGTCATCATGAAAGCCTTTTTAAAGAAGGGaactgaaccaaaaaaaaattgatacTTACATCCAATTAAAACTAGTCATTTAGGTTGTTCaggatttttaattaagaacTATGAGTTTAAACCTCAAGAACTGTTTGCAGTTTAACAAAGTACTTACCACGATGGCATAGCCATGTTCATGTTTAAAGAAACTGGCATAACTGGCCTAAAAGTGAGAACAGACAGAAGTGACATCAGGTATACAGTGGTAATACAGATGCAGTTACACCATTAAATTATATATCTCTAATTCTGTCTCACTTTTAAACCATAATTAACATTAGCTACCCTGTAGCATCTCTTCAAGAAATCTCCCTTGAAATTAGTGACTCCAAGTGTTTATTATTCAGGGCTGACTTATCACCCTCGATGGAGAGGAAGCAAAACACTGATGGGCTcctttatatatgtatacatgcacACGTAAAATCCACACATATATATGCCTTTTAgttatttctaaattttttttgcagttccACAGACATTCTCAGTGGATGAAGGTACCTTACACAGCAGCAAACCTACAGAAGCAGCGAAATGCAGCACAAAAGGCCAAGTCTGGCCATATTTGCTTCTTTCAACAGTAGAAGCTACTTAAGCAACGTCTGCCTCTGCTGCAAGGCTCCTTCCAcccttgtgctgctgcatgGCATCATCTCAGACAACTTCATGCCAGGGATCAATACCGGCTGCACTTTTAATCTActgaaagggaggaaagtaAATTCTGTGGGGAAGACTACAAGATGACAAAGGGCAAGTGAAAAGAACAGCAGATACTGCTGAGTCCTTTTGGAACAGCTCACTAAAGCCTGGTCACgcagtaaaatatataaataattcacaGCCCAGTAATCAATTGATACACACTGAAATATCATTTACCTGTCCTCCCTATCACTCCTGCTCCGCATCTCCTAAGACTGTTAGAGCAGAAGACGACGTGatttttgtgttaaaataaattcagaagacAGATAGATCTTAATGCTTTGTTTACTGACTCCTGACCCTGCTCAGAAGTATTTCACTTCTCAAACTGCattatttgctgaaaatatgAATACGAATATCCTGTTAATCTTTGAAATGTGCTGTACATCATATGCAAATTGCAGCTTCTATACACACACTTGAGTTTAAGATTTGCATTTACATAATGTGAAGCATTTCTAAAGGtcaataaatacagaaaatcacTCCTTGTTCAGAATGGCTTTTAACAAATGACCGTGGGGGAGGGGTCATTTCACTCAATGCAGTGAAAGCATAAAGTCAAAAACAATTCTACTTTATACATAAAACTgtccaattattttttcagcctgaattagtaacaaaaggaaaacatgaataaaaatgcaattttgtcCTGAAGTAAATAACCTGGCAGTTCCTAAAATTAACAGCatcagaattattttgaatgttttcagttaaaaaagaaaaatagagacaTACAAATCCCATTTGACTTCATCATCTGTGCAAGCATCTTAAGATGTAACTctacagaaaaggcaaaacaataAAAGTCACAAACTTACGCATGTGggcaaatgtattttacatggGGGCTTTTGATACCTGCAAGTGCTTCTGACCACCCATGCCTGTTaacgaaagaaaaaaaaaaaagcatgttaaatGTCATTTATGTTTTAGCTTAGCTCTCACTTCTATGTTGCTGCAACAGCACAGAGCAAGTACGAGATATGCTGAATTAGGtcagtatttttagaaaaaaattacatgtagTACAGTGTGCCACAGATATCTTACAATACTGAAAAGGTTTATTCTGTCTCTGAGTATTTGTTGCatagggaagtggtggagtcaccatccctggaagtctttaaaagacatttagatgtagagcttagggatatggtttagtggggactgttagcgttaggtcagaggttggactcgatgatcttgaggtctcttccaacctagaaattctgtgattctgtgatatatacaACCAGGGACACTATCTAATTTGAGTACCAGAACTgtggcactgctgcagaaatgccaCTCTGGCACTATGCAGAGCCTGCTCCTCACCTGGCAGTGTTCAACAACTTCAGCACTGCAACATACAAGCACAGTTATGTGCTGCTTCTGGGCTCAGCGCTAGCCcacaggctgctgtgctgctgctgtagagCTAAGGCAGCTTTTTTCACAGGCAGCTTTGCCATTTCTGAATCACATCTCTTGGTGTGGCAGAATAGCAGATTGACACCTAACCTAGCTCCTTACAGGGTCACCTAACCGAATCAAACACATTAACTTTGGCTTAGCTGGAACGCTCTCAGATTCAGGTAGTCCTGAACAACATTCCACATCCCAGGTAAGTTTTCAAATCTCTAGCATGTGCTGCATGAGTGCACAGAGCCTGGGATTTGCATAGGACATGAGCTGTCAAGCTTCCTACAAACCAGGAAACTGGAACTCgtaatttaaataaagagcTCTGCAAGACTCATGCCAGGGCTCATCTAGACTTGAACTATACTGGACCCAAACCTGAATCCACACAGCTTTCCCAAACATTTAGTAGTACCcgtatttccttttttcctgatttttctcattttatagtATTTACTCACACAGTAAACTAGGTAACAGAAAAGTTGATTCTAAGCAGCACACATCTATAACAAATTCATCAGTGACACAGCTGAACTAACCTGTCCAACAGCAGACAAGCCAtaacatcttttaattttagtatCGGCCTAAGAAGTCAACGTATACTACATGAAGGTAACGAGGTTTCAAACACAGGGAGAGCATGGGCATTTGAAGCTCTGTCTGTGCTTGTCAACCTTCTCCCTACCCATGCTTTTACATATACTAGTAACAAATAGTGGGTGATCATCTTACTTGCATAGTATGTTCAATAAACCACAAAATAACCAAATAAGAACCTAAAGGAGATATATGACTGAGAAGAACTAGTTAGATAAGAATTTGGgaacttttttcctttagccAAGTATGAAGACTATTGTGACTAATTTGAAAAACTGCACTGTATACACATTTACACTGTTTAGAACAATCTTCTATGTCgcacattttcttcagattatGATGAGTATGTACAAATCCTTGTGCCACTTatatagaaatgaaagaatacaACCTCTAACATGTCAGACATctcagagcaagaaaaataaagttggtAAAATTGAATTCAGCAGTTTAAAAATTCACATGAAAAAATCCAAGTCAGTTTAAACtgcaagaattttaaaaatctttattatgtcttttcaaacaattatttatttatttattttttatgtccTATaacttttttggggaaaaaatggcagTGTGTTCAAGGCAGCTTTAGCTAATCTAACCTGCAGCGGTCTAGAGGAACAACACAGCAAGTCACCCTATTTCCACAGAGGTGTTACAACTTCAGGAGTACCTTCTGGTACACTCAGAGCATTTGCAGGCTGTGTGGCAGCTTTGTAACTAAAACAGAAACGTCACATTTGCATGAGGAAAACTATTTATGTTAAGGGGCAaacttttatgatttttctccccttgcCAAAATCATCAACCGAATTCGCAAGGACTCTAAGCCAGAAGACCCAGAAGATTCTGCAACCCCTCGCTGAACATTTGGTGCCAAGATGCAGGAAGTAACTGCAGCCTCAGCTGCGTCCTACCAGCAAAGAGGAAGAGGGATAATTCAAACCCGGTGACGAATTACCAGTCAGCACAATAAATGAGAGCAAACATCTCCGCTTGTAAAATATTGCCAAATGCACAGACTTAACTCTTTTTAAGTTACTAAGTGTCCAAGTTACATAAGTTTCAGTTCTGACAG comes from Aythya fuligula isolate bAytFul2 chromosome 2, bAytFul2.pri, whole genome shotgun sequence and encodes:
- the LYPLA1 gene encoding acyl-protein thioesterase 1 is translated as MCGNNMSAPLPAIVPAARKATAAVIFLHGLGDTGHGWSEALAGIKSPHVKYICPHAPVMPVSLNMNMAMPSWFDIIGLSPDSQEDEAGIKQAAENVKALIDQEVKNGIPSNRIILGGFSQGGALSLYTALTTQQKLAGVVALSCWLPLRTSFAQGTISGVNKEIPVLQCHGDCDPLVPLMFGSLTVEKLKSMINPANVTFRTYSGMMHSSCIEEMMDVKQFIDKHLPPVD